A single genomic interval of Xiphophorus couchianus chromosome 2, X_couchianus-1.0, whole genome shotgun sequence harbors:
- the LOC114161890 gene encoding mucin-17-like, with product MILLLRLGFICLPPSSSPSHLISSSPLLLRFTNSWVFFTPSPSSIFTLSSQDTMRLTALCVCGTLLAFSSLSRTRAEEAVLLGDQGFGPCTATLRPVGACRPGDHDNTCPFHIDLPPLVVHLPQHLLELENIMQDLQKLKESVDELREMCADCAGGQAARNCERKNEGELNGGKITNEDEGDWLNKSLEENERNFRQECGKDGVKVETMDGSNEEKKLKDWNKWETGGVVKENGRGEPVTEGSRGEDTLKTPASVGNIKSVNVTRGKIAEINPKGSSRKIQDLLDKNKEKTKEETNHPIWRDKTKVEKNTEAEAIDRIKMSKNHTMNINKEQRQIEMEKGVKVDPNKKKPKQMERFGLAEKGREIKTESVQRDDDRETSSSKTTKKTDFLSISPTPLTTELTSRPDLSDSKSFTSSLPSPSLLRSTLSSITDVTRDPKAGYGLTGSAEPGAAGVTEPQRQGKGRLSTTTETISTVGGPGQQIAIADAELSITTPTTSSPLHTVFITSSFRVTDRSHGAPKKNISSKPKTDLKPPPVQAPKPGEKYKSGIKPEADKRLRNAKNDHKPNQGPSSEGKPKLNQRNKPHKSTGVKFKPGKDSKQIQNKKTGQKNSTDISTTEENLKSNLMLKQEGRANETQSKQNASPAVQRPAAQRPPAVNATHAGKYKLTNRKSGKVSNTDQNLKPGKKFVHVFITDLPDQKSDKRLGVEKINETIILQNPNHSSNPTDEANPPKSKYIQKIPTFKPEPTSESTPKPNQIPSNEFVGTFEENMEQEITNSPDLTSGQQNIAERPHTSPDNTNDSTQNHFKHSQEFETETATPLTETVDVSEENFLQEPKYNPDLTPGQTYVPNQATVTPDQKKNSSQDRLKIKSKPESTQESSSESKKIETSTITPKQTLLTEPLNKSSKNPSHDPKSNPDVRPGRTSAPDQPAVTHHLMNKSSLGIPETKHKPKPKPSKPKSQRSETTASPKPNQRFLTHVGDKSEENPSRKSKNPSDLTPRLEVISDGANTTLDYMDKSSQESHKTKHKPDNNREYKFEKANNSDENSLQEFVSNPHLTPGQTSVLDQATKHSDQMTKSSEDHVKETHKSENIQRFKSNKSETGNTKPSTKSVGMSEEKSWQEPTPNPGLRPHRGTTSPDQIKKSSEDHLKPENIHKIKFNKSGTATSKPIQELFPESVDQSEDIQEPTSYPDLTAGQTSAPNQATTIPDHINKYKRKHLKPQTSQDSQSPVVTQKPSIDSRDMFQEKTLQKPTSDPVQAPVETSTIDLVTATTYWVVDTSQDNLKTKENPEKIHDFTSNQNKAATPKPKQKPLPETLEENSLQQAKLYPDLAHGQTSTPGLATTAPDHMDTFNNEYIETQTSKEFQFYKSETASQKPSTKTWNKSKEISFQEARPTLDLAPAVPNQRKESTNSDSQTKHSHVSKFNKNEKRLKPLTESWEKSEEASLQEPTSKPGLASEETSTSALATATTDQITKTIQDRHGAKQNPGNNKGFKSDKSDTATPKSNPKLSSESKSKEQEHKNKSDSTSDSAKISPDQSSKPGSNIPKFSRTPKPSQENRQTQKNPKVNPSLKTRINANLKINQTKQTNPRLKPPRPGLTTNLKPISVPEKIIKPAHNKTSRPRHPFRHKPSTGPTFRPGAKPVQRSKQAVEPKPSPQTNTNPPQISWVPSGNIQNSHTDMPPTSGLEKQIAKVSHTQGETELNTSVRKTITLSPKTSNSLKNGYFPATHTQPEDFTSSTNTRITSDPRPQTAGLLSSAPMTTRPNDTNRRILQNVIISTGPGATQLSVAPKSKAKTHHEEESPHASPVSPPSLKTTSTLSPKFRSKTSSSSGPEPPPAEMSTPSPRELRVKINQVPAFVNNSLIPNRRPDKLPKEPQTDEGPERTHGKLPTSAVIRDCSDHLLRGKTRSGLYLVTPDLRSSSFQVFCDMELDGGGWTLLQRRQDGSVSFNRSWVEYQAGFGVLDGGEFWLGNNKMHLLTRDRDMELRVELEDFDGVTEHAQYEHFRVASERLRYRLTVGGYSGTAGDALRFSKTYDHHNRAFTTPDRDNDRYPSGNCGAYYSSGWWFDACMAANLNGKYYFGKYKGVRDGIFWGTWHNISTEYYPTNERQSFKSVRMMTRPKSFGSR from the exons ATGATTCTCCTTCTGCGGCTCGGCTTCATctgcctccctccctcctcttctccctcccacctcatctcctcctctccactgttgctgcGCTTCACTAACAGTTGGGTGTTTTTTACACCCTCTCCCTCCTCCATCTTCACTCTTTCTTCACAAGACACAATGAGATTAACAGCGCTCTGCGTGTGTGGGACCCTACTGGCCTTTTCAAGTCTCTCTCGGACCAGAGCGGAGGAAGCAGTCCTCCTGGGTGACCAGGGATTTGGACCCTGTACTGCGACTCTGAGACCGGTAGGAGCGTGTAGACCAGGGGACCACGACAACACGTGCCCCTTCCACATCGATCTTCCTCCTCTGGTTGTTCATTTGCCACAACATCTTTTGGAGTTGGAGAACATCATGCAGGACCTGCAGAAACTGAAGGAGAGCGTCGATGAGCTGAGGGAAATGTGTGCAGATTGTGCAGGTGGTCAAGCTGCGAGAAACTGTGAGAGGAAGAATGAAGGAGAGCTGAATGGAGGTAAGATCACGAATGAGGATGAAGGGGACTGGCTGAATAAGAGTCTTGAAGAGAATGAGAGAAATTTCAGACAGGAGTGTGGAAAAGATGGTGTTAAGGTGGAAACAATGGACGGAAGTAACgaggaaaaaaagctgaaagacTGGAACAAATGGGAAACAGGGGGAGTTGTAAAGGAAAACGGGAGAGGAGAACCTGTGACTGAGGGCTCAAGAGGAGAGGACACATTAAAAACGCCAGCCTCTGTTggaaacataaaatctgttaaTGTGACAAGAGGAAAGATTGCTGAGATAAATCCCAAGGGGAGCTCAAGGAAAATTCAAGATCTGTTggacaaaaacaaggaaaaaacaaaagaagaaactaaCCATCCCATATGGCGAGATAagacaaaagtggaaaaaaacactgaagctgAAGCCATTGATAGAATAAAGATGTCTAAGAACCACACAATGAATATAAATAAGGAACAGCGGCAGATTGAAATGGAAAAGGGAGTAAAAGTGGAcccaaataaaaagaaaccaaagCAGATGGAGAGGTTTGGGCTCGCAGAAAAAGGGAGGGAGATTAAAACGGAGAGTGTGCAGAGAGATGACGATAGAGAAACATCATCCAGCAAGACAACTAAAAAGACAGACTTTTTATCGATCAGTCCGACTCCCCTTACAACAGAATTAACTTCAAGGCCGGACTTGAGCGACAGTAAAAGCTTTACATCATCTCTTCCATCACCTTCTCTACTCCGCTCCACTTTAAGCTCCATCACAGATGTCACTCGTGACCCAAAAGCTGGTTATGGACTAACGGGAAGCGCAGAGCCCGGAGCAGCTGGTGTTACTGAGCCTCAACGCCAAGGTAAGGGGCGGCTATCtacaacaacagaaacaatatcCACAGTGGGTGGTCCAGGACAGCAGATAGCCATCGCTGATGCAGAGTTATCCATAACAACTCCAACCACCTCATCTCCTCTTCACACTGTATTCATAACATCATCATTCAGAGTTACAGATCGTAGTCATGGGGCACCAAAGAAGAACATCAGTTCAAAACCCAAGACCGATCTGAAACCTCCACCAGTTCAAGCACCGAAGCctggtgaaaaatataaatctggAATTAAGCCTGAAGCGGACAAAAGACTAAGGAATGCCAAGAATGACCATAAACCAAATCAAGGTCCTTCATCAGAAGGGAAACCTAAACTCAACCAAAGGAATAAGCCTCACAAATCCACAGGTGTAAAATTCAAACCTGGCAAAGActcaaaacaaatccaaaataaaaaaaccggCCAAAAAAACAGCACTGATATTTCAACAACTGAGGAAAATCTCAAAAGCAATTTGATGCTTAAACAGGAAGGAAGAGCAAATGAGACACAATCAAAGCAAAACGCTTCACCTGCTGTCCAGAGACCTGCAGCTCAAAGACCTCCAGCTGTAAATGCGACACATGCAGGTAAATATAAATTAACCAATAGAAAGTCTGGCAAAGTTTCAAATACTGACCAAAATTTAAAGCCGGGAAAAaaatttgttcatgtttttattactgaCCTACCTGACCAAAAGTCAGACAAAAGGCTGGGTGTAgaaaaaattaatgaaacaaTTATATTACAAAATCCCAATCATTCATCAAATCCAACTGATGAAGCCAATCCCCCGAAGAGCAAATACATCCAGAAAATCCCAACATTTAAACCTGAACCTACCTCAGAATCAACACCAAAACCAAACCAGATACCTTCAAATGAATTTGTGGGcacatttgaagaaaatatgGAACAGGAGATTACAAACAGTCCAGATTTAACCTCTGGACAACAGAACATTGCTGAACGACCTCATACATCTCCCGATAACACCAATGACTCCACTCAGAATCACTTTAAGCATTCCCAAGagtttgaaactgaaacagCTACACCTTTAACTGAGACAGTGGACGTCTCTGAAGAAAATTTCTTGCAGGAGCCCAAATATAATCCAGATTTAACACCTGGACAGACATATGTACCAAATCAAGCTACTGTAACCCCTGATCAGAAGAAAAATTCCAGCCAGGATCGccttaaaattaaaagcaagCCAGAATCTACTCAAGAATCTTCTTCTGAATctaagaaaatagaaacatcTACAATAACTCCAAAACAAACGCTGTTAACTGAGCCATTGAACAAATCAAGTAAAAATCCCTCACATGACCCCAAATCAAATCCAGATGTAAGACCTGGACGGACATCTGCTCCGGATCAACCTGCTGTGACCCATCACCTGATGAACAAATCCAGTCTGGGAATTCCTGAAACTAAACACAAACCCAAGCCTAAACCTAGCAAGCCTAAATCACAGAGAAGTGAAACCACTGCTTCACCAAAACCAAACCAAAGGTTTTTAACCCACGTTGGAgataaatctgaagaaaatcCCTCAAGGAAGTCTAAAAACCCTTCAGACTTAACACCTAGACTGGAAGTTATATCTGATGGAGCTAATACAACACTTGATTACATGGATAAATCCAGCCAGGAAAGCCACAAAACTAAACACAAGCCTGATAATAACAGAGAGTATAAATTTGAGAAAGCAAACAATTCTGATGAAAATTCCTTGCAGGAGTTTGTATCAAATCCACATTTAACACCTGGACAGACATCTGTATTAGATCAAGCAACAAAACACTCTGATCAGATGACTAAATCCAGTGAGGATCATGTTAAAGAGACgcacaaatcagaaaacatcCAAAGGTTTAAGTCTAACAAAAGTGAAACAGGAAATACAAAACCTTCAACTAAGTCAGTGGGCATGTCTGAAGAAAAGTCCTGGCAGGAACCAACGCCTAATCCAGGTTTAAGACCACATCGAGGTACCACAAGCCCAGATCAGATTAAAAAATCCAGTGAGGATCATCTTAAACCAGAAAATATTCACAAGATTAAGTTTAACAAAAGTGGAACAGCAACCTCAAAACCAATCCAGGAACTTTTTCCAGAGTCAGTGGACCAGTCTGAGGACATTCAGGAACCTACATCCTACCCAGATTTAACAGCTGGACAAACATCAGCACCAAATCAAGCAACTACAATCCCTGATCACATTAACAAATATAAGAGAAAACACCTTAAACCTCAAACTTCTCAAGACTCTCAAAGTCCAGTAGTGACGCAAAAACCATCGATTGATTCAAGGGACATGTTTCAAGAAAAAACCCTTCAGAAACCTACATCTGATCCAGTTCAAGCACCTGTAGAAACATCTACAATAGATCTAGTTACTGCAACAACTTATTGGGTGGTTGACACCAGTCAAGATAATCtcaaaactaaagaaaacccagaaaaaatCCATGATTTtacatcaaatcaaaacaaagcagcaacCCCAAAACCCAAGCAAAAACCGTTACCCGAGACGTTGGAGGAAAATTCCTTGCAGCAAGCCAAATTGTATCCAGATTTAGCACATGGACAAACATCTACACCTGGTCTCGCAACGACGGCACCTGATCATATGGATACATTTAACAATGAATATATTGAAACTCAAACTTCTAAAGAGTTTCAATTTTACAAAAGTGAGACAGCATCTCAAAAACCATCAACTAAAACATGGAACAAGTCTAAAGAAATATCTTTCCAGGAGGCCAGGCCTACACTGGATTTAGCTCCTGCAGTCCCTAATCAAAGAAAGGAATCCACCAACAGTGACTCTCAAACTAAACATTCTCATGTGtctaaattcaataaaaatgaaaaaagactAAAACCTTTAACAGAGTCATGGGAAAAGTCTGAAGAAGCATCTTTGCAGGAACCAACATCTAAACCAGGTTTAGCATCGGAAGAAACATCTACATCAGCTCTAGCTACTGCAACAACTGATCAGATTACAAAGACCATCCAGGACCGCCACGGAGCTAAACAAAACCCAGGAAACAACAAAGGGTTTAAGTCAGACAAAAGTGATACAGCAACACCAAAATCCAACCCAAAACTTTCATCAGAGTCAAAGAGTAAAGAACAGGAGCATAAAAACAAGTCAGACTCAACATCTGATTCAGCTAAAATCTCACCAGACCAAAGCTCCAAACCTGGCAGTAATATACCTAAATTTAGCAGAACACCTAAACCTAGTCAAGAGAACAGACAAACCCAGAAAAATCCAAAGGTCAATCCAagcttaaaaacaagaataaatgcAAACCTTAAAAtcaaccaaaccaaacaaacaaatccaagGTTGAAACCCCCGAGACCTGGCTTAACGACTAATCTAAAACCAATATCTGTACCCGAGAAAATCATAAAACCAGCGCACAACAAAACATCCAGGCCGAGGCATCCATTTCGACACAAACCATCAACAGGACCTACATTCAGGCCAGGAGCTAAACCTGTCCAGAGATCAAAACAAGCAGTGGAACCAAAGCCAAGTCCCCAAACCAATACAAACCCACCTCAGATCAGCTGGGTTCCTTCAGGAAATATCCAAAACTCTCATACTGATATGCCACCTACATCTGGCCTCGAAAAACAAATTGCTAAAGTGAGTCATACCCAGGGTGAAACAGAGCTCAACACAAGTGTGAGGAAGACCATAACTCTAAGTCCAAAGACCTCAAACAGCTTGAAAAATGGATACTTCCCTGCCACTCACACCCAACCCGAAGACTTCACATCGAGCACAAACACTAGGATTACGTCTGATCCGAGGCCACAAACAGCCGGGTTGCTGTCATCTGCCCCAATGACAACAAGACCAAACGACACCAACCGTAGGATTCTCCAAAATGTTATCATTAGCACTGGTCCAGGGGCAACACAGCTGAGCGTAGCTCCCAAATCTAAGGCTAAGACACATCATGAGGAAGAAAGTCCCCATGCAAGCCCAGTTTCTCCCCCCAGTTTGAAAACTACCTCCACACTCAGCCCCAAGTTCAGGTCAAAGACCTCCTCCAGCTCTGGCCCTGAGCCCCCACCTGCAGAAATGTCCACTCCTAGTCCACGAGAGCTGCGTGTGAAAATCAACCAGGTGCCTGCGTTTGTCAACAACAGCCTGATTCCTAACAGGAGACCAGACAAGCTTCCAAAGGAGCCCCAGACCGACGAGGGGCCTGAGAGGACACACGGGAAACTGCCAACATCTGCAG TAATAAGAGACTGCTCAGACCATCTCCTCAGAGGAAAAACCAGGAGCGGACTTTACCTGGTGACCCCTGACCTCCGCAGCAGCAGCTTTCAGGTGTTCTGTGACATGGAGCTGGATGGCGGCGGATGGACCCTCCTGCAGCGCCGCCAGGACGGCAGCGTGAGCTTCAACCGCTCCTGGGTGGAGTACCAGGCCGGCTTCGGAGTGCTGGACGGAGGAGAGTTCTGGCTGGGCAACAACAAGATGCACCTGCTGACCCGGGACAGGGACATGGAACTGCGGGTGGAACTGGAGGACTTTGATGGAGTGACTGAGCATGCGCAGTATGAGCACTTCAGGGTTGCCAGCGAGCGGCTCCGCTACAGACTGACGGTGGGCGGGTACTCAGGTACCGCAGGCGATGCTCTGCGCTTCAGCAAAACCTACGACCACCACAACAGGGCGTTCACCACCCCT